The DNA segment GCGTTGCAAAATGTTAGACACGAAAACTTCCAGTTTGATGTACCAATTCTAATGCAAAGCATAATAGGGATTAATAAGAAACCATAATAATATACCTGGCCAGGCATAACTTCACCATTGATGCCACTGATGTTGATTCCAGCATACAAACATGCTTTGTAGTGAGCATCAACAATTTCACGGCCAAACGCCTTATCAGCACCAATTCCACAATAGTATGGCCCCTATATGTAAGCATGGACAAGTTAGTAATCATACACAAATCCATTCCAAGTAACTAGATTTAATATTGCATCGTTCGATTACCTGAGGTCCTGGGAATCCTCCAACAGGCCATCCATACGGCCACTTCACATCTTTTTGTAGCAAAGTGTACTCTTGCTCTATCCCATACCTGTATTttgatcataaaattaaaaatattgttcTATGTAACCAAATTTTGACAAAACATCGTGGATCATGTCATACCAAGGTTCCTCAGCAACAACCTCAGGCTTGCTAAATACTTTGGCAGCATTATATCTCTTGTTTGTAGGAATAGGCTCGCCGGCGGGTGTGTACGCATCACACATGACCTGTGGAAACAAAAAACCATAAAAACACCATTTCCTTAAAACAGGAAGGTAAAAATAATGAGGTGCCGATTGGGGTTATTCTACAGCCAGCATATTGGGACCAAAAATCAACAATCTAGAAGTGATGGGTGTTGAGTCTAGCTCCTCATAACAAGCTACACAATCTCTAGTCATATTTATGtgtatatttgattttatttgaacAAATTACTATTTTCTTATGAATAAATCTCAAATGAAAAAACTTGAATGCCAATCAAATTTGGGACAAGCATTGGCCACTTGACCAAGTTCTACTCGATCTCCGGAAGCTCCAACTTCCATAGATAATCTTGATGAGCTTGACCATAAAACTGCACAAGCTTGCCAGGGTGAATCACTCACATCCATAGAGATAAAGCACTTACAAGTATATTCTTTCCTCTCCTGAATGGATCAGGGAAAATTGCCTGAGGGCTGTAAAGAAATAAACAGAAGTTTGTAATCTATAAATGGGAAAGTAACACTACagaaaaacaataataatatgCAATAAAAAAAGGTAGAAAAAGGCTTACTATAAAATAACTTCACTGTCTTCTCCTGGTGCTTGACCTGTGCTAGAACCATCATAGTTCCACTTAGGAAGCTTGGACGGATCGGACTCCGTACCAGTGAGAGTCTGTCAAATAGCACACACAAATGAATAACCAGACATGTTGAGGAAGTTGCCAGATAAAAAGTATCAAATTTCGCGGTTTTCTGAAAGTAAAAGATATTAAACTTCGGACATCAAAATCGCCACTAGCCTAGAATCCAAGTTGCATGTGCTTGTGTTTGAATGTGTTTTAAGGAAAACGAGTTACCCTGGCCTTGCTCCGAAGATCCATGCCAGATCCACCAATCCTGGATCATACCAAATCTTTAGCATCAGGAAAAAGTCTAATTCTATGTTAATATATAAAACTATGCCCATGATCAAAATTATCAATTCAGTTCGTAGAAAATCggccaaaaaattttaaaaaaaaatcttcatgTTATGTATTTGATGGATCAACAGAttagttaaaaattaaaaactaaaacaaGAGTATCATTCAAACCCCATTtaacagaataaaataaatataaaaaaatagaaaaaagatACAATAACCAATGGCAAAGACAAAAATCATCACAAAACACAACAAATGCCATTATCGATTACAAGATCAAGATGCCTTCTTCCATCCCCGAATAATAATAAATCGCCAAAAATCTAAAAAAGATCCAAACTTTATCACAACACGTACATACTGAAACTCCACCGAACATATTAGAAGCATTTTAAATCACAACCAAGAAAACCCCAAAACTTAAGATGGTGAAAATCTCAACCAAGCATCAAGAAGAACaaaaaacacaaacaaaacaaaacaaaagtgGCAAAAAtacgaaaaagaaaaaaagaacttTGAAAGAACTCACCATATATACTCAGCAATGACTTTGTTAGTGACCTCGGAGAGGTTCAAGTTGATGAGATCATTTAGCAGAGACATGGTTtaatttcttcttcacaaatgtATTAGACTACCCTTTACACTGGCTTGTTATTTATGATGGATGTGATCTTTTATATTGGAAAAGTTTGCGTCTATAACATTTGTTTCcttcattattatttttctttattactCCAATTTTCTAGGATCTAGTCAAACCTCAAATGCGGGTAATTTTTttccataaaataatatttatttcctTTACTTTTCCTCCTTACtttgtatataaaattaaatcatttacgAAGAGAGATGTGAGTGTGATGGAAAAGAAAATTCGTATTCGATCTGCTTGATTCCTTTATTATAGTAGAAGGTgatatcaaaattatatttgcTAAACTTGTTTAAAATGTCCAATTGAAAAGGTTAAAACTACATAAGTTAATTAAAATCCTCAATCATAGCTTCATATATTGATGTATATTATTACATCATCACTtggttatatataattaaaaatattaacaaAACCGGTTGTATAGAGCTCGATTGACATCAAAATCTCAAATTCGAACAAAAtctcaaattcgaaattcaattTCATAAATTCCtcgattataaataaataaataaatcatccTATGCATGGCATGTGGTAGGTGTAACTTGAAGACTGAAGTTTGGTGCAAGTGCAACCACGAGGTCAACAAGCCAATTGTTTGGGtttctttatttctttcatAGGATGATCGTGATAAATGACAATAAAGCGTCGGTAGTtgggaaatttttttattattattttgaaacaatttaattaattgattttttttattatacgtcaattgaaaattaatattaattattgttATGAGAGGCAGGGAATCAAGCGATATCGTTAATATGTAGAGGAATCCGGAATTAGATTCTGCAGAATCCTTGGCAAACGAAGATTCAACTTTCAAGTCACTTATTCCCAAACAACCTACGTGAGATTTATATCTTCCCACTAACAAACAAATCTAAATAGTACAAATACTATTGCCAATTCTCCCATCTAGTATTGTCCTGTTATTCttctagaatttttttttttattgcattatctcccttgataattatttttttaatctaattATGTCTCTCGGGGTTTGACTTGACTATACTTTAGTTTAATGTGTTGTATTTTAAAACACTCACATTCAATTAGGGATGATTTTTCAGTATACCGTAACAAAAATAtcgatatgaaaaaaattcataccgatatcaatatcgaaattttggtatgaaaaaataCATATTAATATCGTATATATATCGAAA comes from the Henckelia pumila isolate YLH828 chromosome 1, ASM3356847v2, whole genome shotgun sequence genome and includes:
- the LOC140880902 gene encoding glutamine synthetase nodule isozyme, with the translated sequence MSLLNDLINLNLSEVTNKVIAEYIWIGGSGMDLRSKARTLTGTESDPSKLPKWNYDGSSTGQAPGEDSEVILYPQAIFPDPFRRGKNILVMCDAYTPAGEPIPTNKRYNAAKVFSKPEVVAEEPWYGIEQEYTLLQKDVKWPYGWPVGGFPGPQGPYYCGIGADKAFGREIVDAHYKACLYAGINISGINGEVMPGQWEYQVGPALGISSGDQLWVSRYILERITEIAGVVVSFDPKPIPGDWNGAGAHTNYSTKSMREDGGYEVIKKAIDKLGLRHKEHIAAYGEGNERRLTGKHETADINTFLWGVANRGASIRVGRDTEKAGKGYFEDRRPASNMDPYVVTSMIADTTILWKA